In Vibrio marisflavi CECT 7928, the following are encoded in one genomic region:
- a CDS encoding GNAT family N-acetyltransferase gives MAIVTNRTLIVPYSEAFQSEFLLLNCCAVNRAEMNGPHTLKSAKALFADVLTNHNLYSMAVLDNSTRDYMGHISVSNVDSDPELTFIFDSAYWGKGIATESLLAFFPRLCEELNLSHVKATANIDHPASISILNKLGFRRIGQKRDKHGPYYEYTFKRDVVVAETLTA, from the coding sequence ATGGCTATAGTGACTAACAGGACATTGATCGTACCCTATAGTGAAGCATTTCAATCTGAATTTCTGCTGCTGAATTGCTGTGCAGTTAATCGTGCAGAAATGAACGGCCCGCATACGCTTAAGTCTGCAAAGGCACTCTTTGCTGACGTCCTAACAAACCATAACTTGTATAGCATGGCCGTGCTGGATAACTCTACCCGTGACTATATGGGGCATATCTCTGTAAGCAATGTGGACTCAGATCCGGAACTTACCTTTATTTTTGATAGTGCGTATTGGGGCAAAGGGATTGCAACCGAATCGTTACTAGCGTTTTTTCCAAGGCTGTGTGAAGAATTGAATTTATCTCATGTTAAGGCCACTGCAAATATCGACCATCCAGCGTCTATTTCAATTTTAAATAAACTGGGTTTTCGTCGGATAGGGCAAAAGCGAGATAAGCATGGACCGTATTATGAGTACACTTTTAAACGCGATGTGGTGGTAGCTGAAACTTTAACGGCCTAA
- a CDS encoding DUF3301 domain-containing protein, with translation MLSNLVSIFALCLICFLFWQQRRQAEVAKAAIAHKCKQLELQLVSVALGRHRLKDENGRWYWNTSYQFEFSSLGDDCYQGTLIMKGFRPLKFQLPPHRV, from the coding sequence ATGCTTAGCAACTTAGTCAGCATCTTTGCCTTATGTCTCATTTGCTTTCTATTTTGGCAACAACGACGTCAGGCCGAGGTTGCTAAAGCAGCAATTGCCCACAAATGTAAGCAATTGGAACTACAGCTTGTTAGTGTCGCTCTTGGGCGCCACCGGCTAAAAGATGAAAATGGTCGCTGGTATTGGAATACCAGCTATCAATTTGAGTTCTCTTCACTAGGTGACGATTGTTATCAAGGCACCCTTATCATGAAAGGTTTTAGGCCGTTAAAGTTTCAGCTACCACCACATCGCGTTTAA